In the Gemmatimonadaceae bacterium genome, GCGCCGCCCGTGAGCGTGGCGCCGGCGGTGGCCAGGAGGCCGGCCACGGCCAAGCGGCCGGGACGGGAATGCGGCAGGAGACGGGTGACTGTTTCGACGGCGGCCACGTGCCAGGGCACGAACACCGGAACCTGGCTCATCACCTTGTTGGCCAGGGTGAAGGATGGGGCGAACCGCGGAAGCTCCTCGAGGGCGGTGACGACCAGTCGAGCATCTTCAAGCTGGGCACGGCACTGCGCGCACTCCCGCGCGTGTTCGCGCAGGGGGGCGACACCGAACCCGACTTCGTCGTCGAGCAGGAGATCGAATTCTTCTGGGAGCAGATGCCGGTGATTCACGGAGCCTCCAGGGTGTCCTACGGCCGGCAGGGAGCGCCGGTTTCAGGGGAAACGGGGGTGCGGAGAGTGCGCTGGGTGGGGTACGTCACTGCTTGAGGTGCTCCAGAAGCCCGCGTAGCTCGTGGCGGGCGCGATGGATGTAGGTCTTGACAGTGCCCAGCGGCAGATCGAGGGTGGCGGCGATCTCCTCATAGGACTTGTCTTCCACGTGGCGGAGCAGGATACAGGCCCGGTATTCGGGCCGGAGCTGGCCGATGGCGGTCTCGATGGCGGCGCCCAACTCCTTGGCCTGGAGCTGGTCGAGGGCCGACTCCTCGTGCACCGATACGTCGAACGACGTGGCGTCCACAGCGTCACCGGTCACGGCATGGGGGGAGCCGTCCATACTCACGGTGTCGAGCTGCCGCCGGCGCAGGTGATCGATGGCGACGTTATTGGCGATCTTGAACAGCCAGCTCGAGAACTTGAATTCCGGACGGTACCGGTCGATGTGCTGGAGGACCTTGATGAAGGTGTCCTGCGTCAGGTCCTCGGCCAGCTCGCGATTGCGCACCATGCGGAAGACGAGCGAGAACACGGGTCGCTCGTACCGCTTGATGAGTTCGCGATACGCGGCCTCGCGCCCTCGCTGAGCGAGCGCGACGACGTCGGCGTCCGGGAGGTTGGCGAGGTCGAGAGCTGGGGGCATCGAGCGGGTGCGCGGGCCGAGCAGAACACGCGGCGCGCGGTGTCGTAGGGGAACCTATGCACCGGGGCAGCCACGAGCCAGCGGTTCGCTTGCCGGCGCCGGGTTGGGCGGCGAAGTTTCGCAGATGCCCGTGAATCACCTGGAAGCCGCGGAGGCGGAGGCCGCCGCCGCGTGGGGCGAAGAGAAACGCGCCTATGTGCAGCGGATCTTCTCGGAGATCGCGCCGCGCTACGATCTGCTCAATCGCGTGCTGAGCTTCAACGTCGACCGGCGTTGGCGGCGGCGTGCGATCGCGGCGCTCGACTGGACGCGCCGGCCCACCGGCCGCTATCTCGACCTCTGCGCCGGCACGCTGGATGTGGCGGCGCAACTGGCGCGCACCCCGGGGTTCCGCGGCACGGTGATCGGCGCCGACTTCGCGGAGCCGATGTTGCGCGCGGGGGCCGGCAAGTCGCCGGCCGGCGTGGTGCGGCCAGTGGTGGCCGATGCGTTGGGGTTGCCATTCGCGCCGGCGTCGATGGCGGGCGCCATCGTGGCATTCGGCATCCGCAACCTGGCCGATCTGGACGCGGGGCTCGGCGAGGTGCTGCGCGTGCTCGAGCCCGGCGGCCGGTTGGTGGTCCTCGAATTCTCCACGCCGTCCTCAGCGTTCGTGCGCGCCGGCTATCATGCGTACTTCCATCACGTGCTGCCCTTCGTGGGCGGGGTGGTGAGCGGCCACGGGACGGCGTATCGATACCTGCCGCAGTCGGTGGCCAGCTTTCCCTCGCAGCAAGCGCTCGGCACCCGCATGGAACGCGCCGGGTTCACGGCCGTGCGGTGGCAGTCATTGACCTTCGGCATCGCGGCGCTGCACGTGGGCGAGAAAGCCGCGACCCGTTCCGTTCCGACATGACGCTCGATACCCTGGGCGCATTCGTCGACGCGCTGGACCGCGCTGGTGAGTTGGTGCGGGTCGCCCAGCCCGTGTCGGTGGATCTGGAAATGTGCGAGATCGCGGATCGGGCCATGAAGCAGCCGGGGGGCGGCCCGGCGCTCCTGTTCGAGCGGCCCGTGCTCCGCGACGGCACGGCGTCATCGTACCCGGTGGGCATCAATCTGTTCGGTTCGATGCGGCGCATGGCGATGGCCCTCGGCGTGGCCGACCTCGACGCGATCGGCTTGCGGATCACCGAACTGCTCGCCATGAAGGTTCCCGAGGGGTTGGTCGCCAAGCTGTCGCTGTTGCCGCGGCTGCTGGAACTATCCAAGTTTCCGCCGCGGACGCACGACGGTGGGGCGCCCTGCCACGAGGTGGTGTGGCGCGGCGG is a window encoding:
- a CDS encoding ubiquinone/menaquinone biosynthesis methyltransferase gives rise to the protein MPVNHLEAAEAEAAAAWGEEKRAYVQRIFSEIAPRYDLLNRVLSFNVDRRWRRRAIAALDWTRRPTGRYLDLCAGTLDVAAQLARTPGFRGTVIGADFAEPMLRAGAGKSPAGVVRPVVADALGLPFAPASMAGAIVAFGIRNLADLDAGLGEVLRVLEPGGRLVVLEFSTPSSAFVRAGYHAYFHHVLPFVGGVVSGHGTAYRYLPQSVASFPSQQALGTRMERAGFTAVRWQSLTFGIAALHVGEKAATRSVPT
- a CDS encoding sigma-70 family RNA polymerase sigma factor, encoding MPPALDLANLPDADVVALAQRGREAAYRELIKRYERPVFSLVFRMVRNRELAEDLTQDTFIKVLQHIDRYRPEFKFSSWLFKIANNVAIDHLRRRQLDTVSMDGSPHAVTGDAVDATSFDVSVHEESALDQLQAKELGAAIETAIGQLRPEYRACILLRHVEDKSYEEIAATLDLPLGTVKTYIHRARHELRGLLEHLKQ